From the genome of Thermaerobacter marianensis DSM 12885:
GCGAAGACCTGGAGTTCCTGCTGGCGCCGGATTGATTTCCGGCGGGCCGTTCCGGCATGGTGGGACCGGACGGGCGCAGGACGGGAGCGGTGGGATCGGCACGTCCCCGCCCACGGCCCCGGAAGAACCGGACGGTGATACGCCCAGCCGGACGCACCCGCTCTGCCGGCGCGGCCGGACGCGCCGGCTCACGGCGGGAACGACGGGAAGAACCGGCCCGCAACGGGCGAGGGAGGGAGCCCGGCGGCATGAGCAAGCGCGATGGCGGAATCCACCAGGCCGAAGCGGCGGCCGCAGCGGCATCCCCGGCCGCGTCGAGGACGGGCGAACCCGGTTCGGAGGCCTTCCCGGTGCCGCCCGACGTCCGGCGGCGCCGGCGGCGCATCGCCCTGGCCGTGGCCCTGGTGCTGGCCGCCGCCTTCCTGGTGGGGGTCCGGTCCATGGGGCGCATCCTGGCCTCGGCTCCGTCACCGGGCAAGCCTGCGCCCGACTTCACCCTGCCCCAACTGGACGGCCCGCCGGTGCGGCTCTCCGACCTGCGCGGCCGGGTTGTGGTTCTCAACTTCTGGGCTTCCTGGTGCATTCCGTGCCGCGAAGAGACGCCGGCCCTCAAGGCCTTCTACCAGCAGTACGGCGACCGGGTGGCCTTCTACGCCATCAACGTCGCCGAACCCGTGGACACCGTGCGCGCCTTCCTGGCGGAGTTCGGCGCCACCTACCCCGTGCTGCTGGACCGGGACAAGACCGTTTACCGCCAGTATCGGGTCACGGGGTACCCGGAGACCTTCTGGATCGACGAGCAAGGGATCGTGCGGATTCACTGGCGCGGCCCCATGACCCTGGAAGACATGGAGCGCTTCTACCGGGAGACGGCCGCGGCGAGCCGTTCGAGCAACCCGCCGCCGGCCGGGTGAGCGGCGGGCGCATCACCCGCCGAACAGGACGTCCAGGATCGTCGAAAGGGTGCCGCGCTTGCCGCCCAGGATGCGGGGGTCGTACACCTCGGTGTAGCCGCAGTGGAGGCACGAGACAAAAAGGTAGTGGTTGTGCTGGATGTCGAAGAGCTTGCTGAGCCCCGTACCGGTCATGGCCAATTCCTTGACCCGTGCCTGGTCGTTGCCGCACTTGCTGCACTTGAACCGCTCCTGGATCGACGCCGCCACGTCCACCGGCACCGCCTCCTTCGCTTCGGGCAGGATCCCGACCGGGTCGCGTCGCCATCGGGTCGTCATCAGGGCAAGCATTCGGCCCGGGGTGCGCGGCCTCCTGTAACGTCCACCGGATGGCGAATGGATCGACGAAGGGAGAGAAAACGGCCCGGGGCACCGGCATCCGCATGACCCACGCTGGATGCCGGTCGCCACCGGGCCGCATCGGACCGCCAAGCCTGGCGGGCCGCCCGTAGGGGCGCCTGCGCACCAACTCCGGCGCTCTGGGTCCAAGCGCCCTGAGGCGTTACGCCACCTCGTAGCCGGCGTCCTCGACGGCCTCCCGAACCCGGGTGTCGTCCAGGTCGCCCTCGTAGGTCACCGTCACGCGGCCGGTGGCCAGGTCGACCTCCACATCCTTCACGCCCGCAATCCCGGAGATCGCCTTCTTGACCGCCGACTTGCAGTGGTCGCAGGACATGCCCTTGACCTGGTAGACCCGCGTCGCCATGGGATCCCCTCCTTGCGTGCGACCGGCAGGCCCTGCAGGGCCCGACCGGATGCCCCCGGCGTTTAGGATCGCCCCAGGGGTCGACTCCCCTGACGGAGCGGCTCCAAGCGGAACATACCCCGTAGGGGTATTCTGCATTCATGGTAGACCAG
Proteins encoded in this window:
- a CDS encoding TlpA family protein disulfide reductase codes for the protein MSKRDGGIHQAEAAAAAASPAASRTGEPGSEAFPVPPDVRRRRRRIALAVALVLAAAFLVGVRSMGRILASAPSPGKPAPDFTLPQLDGPPVRLSDLRGRVVVLNFWASWCIPCREETPALKAFYQQYGDRVAFYAINVAEPVDTVRAFLAEFGATYPVLLDRDKTVYRQYRVTGYPETFWIDEQGIVRIHWRGPMTLEDMERFYRETAAASRSSNPPPAG
- a CDS encoding zinc ribbon domain-containing protein, coding for MDVAASIQERFKCSKCGNDQARVKELAMTGTGLSKLFDIQHNHYLFVSCLHCGYTEVYDPRILGGKRGTLSTILDVLFGG
- a CDS encoding heavy-metal-associated domain-containing protein, producing the protein MATRVYQVKGMSCDHCKSAVKKAISGIAGVKDVEVDLATGRVTVTYEGDLDDTRVREAVEDAGYEVA